The genomic interval AAAGATTTTGTATTTTCTTTTGGTAGCCGGGTAACCATAGATCAGGCGATATTTCACAAAACGGGGCAAGTACAAACCGTCTTTTATGAAGATCTTTATGGGGAATATTTAGCCAGGACAAACTGAGTTGCAAATCCGAATAAGTTAATATATCGATATCGATCTCACGAGGTTGCCATTTACCCCTATCGATTCTTCCTAATTTAATTTCAATAAATTTTCCGAACTGCAGCAATTTAGCCGGTCGAAAATTCGTGTGAATCTCAACCACTGAATTTAAAAAATCTCTTTGATTTTTAATACCATAAGGTTTTGTGTCATAAATGCCCGAGATTCTTCTAATTTCAATATTGGGCGATTTATCCAAAAGACGAAGCGCTTGAACAATA from candidate division KSB1 bacterium carries:
- the folK gene encoding 2-amino-4-hydroxy-6-hydroxymethyldihydropteridine diphosphokinase is translated as MLGHKMMFNSVYLGLGSNRDNRLWYIVQALRLLDKSPNIEIRRISGIYDTKPYGIKNQRDFLNSVVEIHTNFRPAKLLQFGKFIEIKLGRIDRGKWQPREIDIDILTYSDLQLSLSWLNIPHKDLHKRRFVLAPFCEISPDLWLPGYQKKIQNLYDFCPDQGKVRLIYPAEELHIKLDAREKALR